The genomic DNA GAGGAGGAACTCCTCCCCGAAATAGAGCTGTACGTAATCAAAAAGCCGCCCAACGTTCACGACATCAAAATACCCGCCTTTGTGGTCTATGAGCTGATAGACGACATAAGGCGGCGCATCGACAAAGGCCTTCGCGTGGCCGAGAAGGCAGTTCGCGAGAGCGTCATAGAGACGGACAATGTGGACAGGATAATCCAGAAGCTCAGGAGGAACTACCGGAAGGCGCTCCGTGAGGGCATCGTTGACAGTAAGGAGGACTTTGAGCTGATCCTTCTCGCCAAAGAGCTCGATGCAACTATAGTCTCAGCCGACGTCGGCATACTCACCTGGGCGCAGAAGATGGGTATCAAGTGGATCGACGCGGCCAACTTCAGGGAGGTACTGGAGGGGCTCGTCGAGAAAATGGGGTGAGGGAAAAATTTATAAACGCTGGTCTGCATGGTATCATCGACGCCCCGGTGGCTCAGCCTGGTGGAGCGGCCGCTTGGTAAGCGGCAGGTCGCGGGTTCAAACCCCGCCCGGGGCTCCACAACAAACTATTCTGGCGAAAAGTTTGATCAAAGTTTGCATATCGTTTTTGAAGATCCTCAGTTTTAAACGGGTTTGCTATTTCACTCGCTGGTTCTGCAATGTTTCACTGTGAGTACAACGCCCTCTGGGCGTTTAAAAGAAGTTGAAACCCGTTTTAACTTGATTTCCCAAGTGAAAATCCGCTCTGAGATTGCAATCTTGAGAAGACATGCGAACTCATTCTGGCATTTTGCCAAAGTTCACTCTTTGATTACACTTTGCAGAGCAAAGTTACTGGGAGTGTGGGGCGTTAGCCCCTCAGTAGTTTGAGAAAAACGGAGT from Thermococcus sp. includes the following:
- a CDS encoding RNA ligase partner protein, with the protein product MRFVLDTSIFVNPEIRDRFGGSPTEAMRTFLGYAERLFGKVEFYMPPGIYREVMHFVDEEELLPEIELYVIKKPPNVHDIKIPAFVVYELIDDIRRRIDKGLRVAEKAVRESVIETDNVDRIIQKLRRNYRKALREGIVDSKEDFELILLAKELDATIVSADVGILTWAQKMGIKWIDAANFREVLEGLVEKMG